The nucleotide window AATGCTAATATTCCGAAAGGAAATAGTTTGTTGAGGTGTACTATGTCAAAAGTACCAATTCTCTTTAATAAAATTATGAAAGCATTATAATATCGAATTATTTTTATAATAGGATTTTTACTGGGTTTTATATAAGCTATGTGTGTGTGAATTTCATTAATCGATTCTGAGAAAATTTCAATATTTTTATTTAGAGATGCGTCTGAAATAATGTGTAAAACAGAAACTTGATGTTTTAAGCTCACAGCTTCTGCATGTCGCTGAATAAAATCACCATTATTAGGCAGAACCCTTGAGGGGTACCATCCACATAAAAAAAGGATATGAAGTTTACTTTTTGTCAAAATTTTACAGTAAAATTTATGCTAAAATAGTTTTTTTAATCATAAAACCCTTTAAATTTGAAGCATGACGAATATTAAGCATCTTTTTTTTGATTTAGATCATACATTATGGGATTTTGAAAAAAATTCTGAGTTAACTTTTAAGCAAATATTTAAAGAACAAAGTATAACCCTTGATTTTACAGAGTTTATTAAAATATATTCTCCTATAAATTTTAGTTACTGGAGATTATATAGAGATGAAAAAATTTCAAAATCTAGTTTGAGATATAAAAGACTCAAAGATACTTTTGATGCTTTAAATTATGTGATTACTGATGAATTGATTAATTTAATAGCAGAAGATTATATTAAATATTTACCAAACTTTAGTCATTTGTTTGAAGGAACAATTGAAACGTTAGAATATTTAAAAAAACAATATCAATTACATATTATAACTAATGGCTTTGAAGAAGTTCAACAATTAAAGATGAAAAAATCAGGTATTTCTAAATATTTTGATATCATTGTAACTTCAGAAAGTGTTGGTGTTAAAAAACCAAATCCTAAAGTTTTTAAATTTGCTTTATCTGAAGCAGAAGCTTTACCACAAGAGTCTATTATGATTGGAGATAGTTATGAAGCTGATATAATGGGAGCATTGAATACAGGGATGAATGCAATACATTTTACTGAAGAAAAATCCAAAGGAAATGATGTAACTAGTGTTAGTTCATTATTAGATTTAAAGCAATATTTATAAAAAAATAACGTTGAAGTTTAACCTACTATACTAATTATGATGAAACAAAGTTTGTTTAAAGTTATTAGCTGTGCATTACTTATTTTTTTTACATCTTGTGTAAAAGATTTAGATTTTGATCAAGCACAGAATTTTGAAATATCACCAACATTTGTAGCTTCATTGGCGTATACAAAATTGGAGCAAACTACTTTTGTAAGCCCAACAGGTACAGAAATTACACGCATAACTGATACTTCGAATTTTTTCGTTTTTGAAAATTCTGTAACTGACGATTTAGTAAAGATAGATGTTGATTTTGAAATTGACAATCCTTTTAATAGAAGGTTTACATTAGATTTTAGGTTTTTGGATGGTGCAGGTACTGAAACATTTAGATTACGACAAGTAGCTGTTCCTGAAAATACTCTAAATTATAAGTATAAAGAAGAAATTGACTTGAGTGTTAATAACAGTATTTTAAACTCTAAAAGGATAGAAGTAATATTAGAATTGCTTCCAAGTTCAGATGGGTCTATTATAAATATCAACGAGCGTAAAGTTTTTACTTTTAAATCAGCAGGAACCTTTTATTTTAAAATAAACTAATGAAAAAGTTATTAATTATTTTAATAACTCTTTTTGGAGTTATGTCTAATTCTTATGGTCAAAACAAACAAATCTTGTACGGTTTTGATGAAATCCCTCAAACATTATTACTAAACCCAGGGGCAGTAACAAATTATAAGTACCATGTTGGAATTCCATTAATGTCAAATATATCAGCCAATGTTGGTATAACAGGTGTTACTTTAGCTGATGTATTTAGAAATGACGGTGTTGATTTTACTACTAAATATAGAAATGCTCTTAATAAACTATCAGAGAATGACTATATACAAGTAAATTCTCAAATAGAAGTTTTAAATGGAGGGTATAAATTAAATGAAAGAGATTATATTACAGCAGGTTTTTATACTGAAATGGATGCTTTTGCTACTATACCTAAAGATATTTTGAGTTTAATAAACGAAGGAAATGCTTCAAATGTAAATAGAAGTTTTTTGTTATCTCAAGCATCTGTAAAAGCTGAGTTTATTGGGGTTTTACATTTTGGTATTTCAAGAACCTTAAATAAAAAACTAACAGTTGGAACTAGATTGAAAATTTATTCTGGAGCAGTAAATGTAACTTCTACTGGTAATACTGGAAGCTTTACAACTAGATTAGGGCAAAATAATATTTATTCTCATTATTTAAATAATATAAATATATCAGGAAATAGTTCTGGTATTTATGATGAGAATAATGAATCAAATCTTTCTGCTGGTACATTATTAGGTAGAACTTTCTTTGGAGGAAATTTAGGATTAGGAGTAGATATTGGATTTACTTATAAACTAAATGATCAAACAGAAATCACTGCAAGTTTACTAGATTTAGGATTTATCAGTTATTCTCAAGATGTAAGAAATGGAACAATGATAGGTGATTTTGTTTTTTCTGGAATTGAATTTCAATACGATGCTACAAATCCTGATTATTGGGGAGATATAGACAATGAGTTTAGACAACAAGTTCCAAGAGCAGAAAATAAAGAGTCATATACAGTAGCAAGACCTATAAAATTTAATAGTTCTATTAAACATAGTTGGGGTAAATCTAGAAGAGAAGAAAATTGCCATGATATATCATATAATGACTATTTTGATAATGCTATTGGTGCTCATATTTTTTCTGTTATAAGGCCAAATGGACCTAAGTTTGCTTTAACAGGTTTTCTTGAAAAAAGACTATTTGAAAGTATAAAAGGTAAAGTAACATATACTATTGATGATTTTTCTTATAGTAATTTAGGAGTAGGGCTTTCTGCAAAATTAGGAAAAGTTAATGTATTTGGAATGGTAGATAATTTGTTTAAAATTACCGATATTGCTGATGCTAATCAAGCTTCATTTCAAGTTGGAGTAAATTTAATTTTTAAGTAATGAAAAAAGTATTTTTTGTTTTATTTTTAGTAACAACAACAGTATTTTGTCAAAAAAAGGTGAATAATTACAAATATGTAATAGTTCCTACTAGGTTTGATTTTTTAAAAAAAGAAGATCAGTACAAAGCGAATTCCTTGACAAAATTTTTATTCAAAAAATATGGTTTTACTGTTTTCTTAGATAATGAGAAACTACCTAAAGAATTAGGAGATAACAGATGTTTAGCATTAACAGGTACTATTAAAGATGATTCAGGAATGTTTACTGTTAAGAGTATTGTTCAGTTAAAAGATTGTTATAATAATATTGTGTTTTCTTCAAAAGTAGGGAAGAGCAAGTTAAAAGATTATAAAAAAGGATATCATGAAGCTATCAGAGATGCTTTTAAGTCTGTTCAAGCTTTAAAATACAAATACAATTCTGAAGCAATTAAGGTAGTAGATATTTCTAAAAAAGAAGTAGTAACTCCAATTGTTAAAGAAGTAAAAGTTGTTGATGCAGTTAAAACAATAAATATTGAAAATAACGTTTTATATGCCCAGCCTATAAATAATGGTTTTCAATTAGTGAATACAAAACCTGAAAGGGTTTATGAAATTTTAAATACGAGTGTTAAGGATGTTTTTGTTTTAAAAAATAAAAAAGGTATTCTATTTAAAAATAAAGACAAATGGATAGTTGAGTACTATGAAGATACTACTAAAGTAGTTAAATACTATTCGATTAAGTTTTAAGGTTAGAGTTTTCTAATATTTATACTTGTCCTTCCAACGTTGTTTTAATAATTCTCTAAATTGATTTTCACGAGAATTATTACCAGGTTCATATAATTTAGTGCCTTTTATTTCATCAGGTAAAAATTCTTGGTTTACAAAGTTTCCTTGATAGTTATGGGAGTACTGATAATCTTTACCATAATTTAAATCTTTCATTAACTTAGTTGGAGCATTTCTTAAATGTAAAGGAACAGATAAGTCACCAGTTGTTTTAACTAAGTTTTGAGCTTCACCAATAGCCATATATGAAGCATTACTTTTAGTCGAGTTGGCTAAGTATACTGCACATTGACTTAAAATAATTCGAGACTCAGGGTTTCCTATAATTGAAACAGCTTGAAAAGTATTGTTGGCTAAAATTAAGGCAGTTGGGTTTGCGTTTCCTATATCTTCTGATGCAAGTATTAATAATCTACGAGCAATAAACTTTACATCTTCACCACCTTCTATCATTCTTGCTAGCCAATAAACAGCAGCGTTTGGATCACTACCTCTGATTGATTTTATAAATGCTGAAATAATGTCATAATGTTGTTCCCCTGTTTTATCGTATTTAGCAGTGTTTTTTTGAATGTTTTTTAAAACTAATTCATTTGTAATCTCAATTTTATCTTCTGCAGCAACGAGTAATTCAAATATGTTTAATAGTTTTCTTGCATCTCCTCCAGAAACTTGCAATAAAGCATCCATCTCTTTAAGGGTAATTTCTTTACTAGAAATGAGATCATCTTCTACCAT belongs to Tenacibaculum sp. MAR_2010_89 and includes:
- a CDS encoding YjjG family noncanonical pyrimidine nucleotidase; amino-acid sequence: MTNIKHLFFDLDHTLWDFEKNSELTFKQIFKEQSITLDFTEFIKIYSPINFSYWRLYRDEKISKSSLRYKRLKDTFDALNYVITDELINLIAEDYIKYLPNFSHLFEGTIETLEYLKKQYQLHIITNGFEEVQQLKMKKSGISKYFDIIVTSESVGVKKPNPKVFKFALSEAEALPQESIMIGDSYEADIMGALNTGMNAIHFTEEKSKGNDVTSVSSLLDLKQYL
- a CDS encoding DUF5723 family protein, giving the protein MKKLLIILITLFGVMSNSYGQNKQILYGFDEIPQTLLLNPGAVTNYKYHVGIPLMSNISANVGITGVTLADVFRNDGVDFTTKYRNALNKLSENDYIQVNSQIEVLNGGYKLNERDYITAGFYTEMDAFATIPKDILSLINEGNASNVNRSFLLSQASVKAEFIGVLHFGISRTLNKKLTVGTRLKIYSGAVNVTSTGNTGSFTTRLGQNNIYSHYLNNINISGNSSGIYDENNESNLSAGTLLGRTFFGGNLGLGVDIGFTYKLNDQTEITASLLDLGFISYSQDVRNGTMIGDFVFSGIEFQYDATNPDYWGDIDNEFRQQVPRAENKESYTVARPIKFNSSIKHSWGKSRREENCHDISYNDYFDNAIGAHIFSVIRPNGPKFALTGFLEKRLFESIKGKVTYTIDDFSYSNLGVGLSAKLGKVNVFGMVDNLFKITDIADANQASFQVGVNLIFK
- a CDS encoding replication-associated recombination protein A, which codes for MIQPLAERIRPKSLNDYISQQHLVGKQGILTNHIKQGIIPSLILWGPPGIGKTTLANIIANESGRPFYTLSAISSGVKDVREVIEKAKKSGGLFTQKNPILFIDEIHRFSKSQQDSLLAAVEKGWVTLIGATTENPSFEVIPALLSRCQVYILNSFDKDDLISLLKRAMVEDDLISSKEITLKEMDALLQVSGGDARKLLNIFELLVAAEDKIEITNELVLKNIQKNTAKYDKTGEQHYDIISAFIKSIRGSDPNAAVYWLARMIEGGEDVKFIARRLLILASEDIGNANPTALILANNTFQAVSIIGNPESRIILSQCAVYLANSTKSNASYMAIGEAQNLVKTTGDLSVPLHLRNAPTKLMKDLNYGKDYQYSHNYQGNFVNQEFLPDEIKGTKLYEPGNNSRENQFRELLKQRWKDKYKY